One region of Sulfurisphaera ohwakuensis genomic DNA includes:
- a CDS encoding archaellin/type IV pilin N-terminal domain-containing protein, with protein sequence MKKINKLENINTNKKGKRGLSNIVGSLLLIVLTIVAALLIGHFVFGLFSANSHNAGISISDASVIIPGGEYTTQGASVTLTVTNSGNDPIIIQTINLEANGNSYALYSASGTKSYITPISGAYKQLSNGYLIEPGQSITFSGIVTSATVPSLSTGQTIVFLVSGVDNVTAQTLSQQISVVVQD encoded by the coding sequence ATGAAAAAAATAAATAAATTAGAAAACATAAATACAAATAAAAAAGGAAAAAGAGGTCTATCTAATATAGTTGGATCACTACTCTTAATAGTATTAACAATAGTAGCAGCACTGTTAATAGGTCACTTCGTATTTGGACTGTTTTCAGCAAATAGTCACAATGCGGGAATATCAATAAGTGATGCTTCCGTTATAATACCTGGCGGAGAATATACTACACAAGGAGCAAGCGTTACTTTAACTGTTACTAATAGTGGAAATGACCCTATCATCATACAGACTATAAATTTAGAAGCTAATGGGAATTCTTACGCACTTTATAGTGCATCTGGAACTAAAAGCTATATTACTCCAATATCTGGAGCATATAAACAATTATCAAACGGCTATCTAATTGAACCGGGCCAATCAATAACATTCTCTGGAATAGTAACAAGTGCTACAGTCCCATCACTATCTACTGGACAAACTATAGTATTCCTGGTATCGGGAGTTGATAACGTAACAGCACAAACATTAAGTCAACAGATCAGTGTAGTAGTACAAGACTGA
- a CDS encoding helix-turn-helix domain-containing protein, whose amino-acid sequence MVIETYNLIDISFIFSFLNSRVSLPEFILYSDFTYIELAVSPLLAVSLLLIIIRYRRNKIEISYDKIDKRDIMVLEAIKRGYKTLTEISSFTGLPKSTTYRRLKKLTDLGYLVCNREYGKVYYEINRPSRRKIIKTKDIELNEEERNEK is encoded by the coding sequence ATGGTTATTGAAACTTATAATTTGATTGACATTTCATTTATCTTTTCATTTTTAAATTCAAGAGTGAGTTTACCGGAATTTATCCTTTACTCTGATTTTACCTATATCGAATTAGCAGTTTCTCCCTTATTAGCAGTTTCTCTATTATTAATTATAATAAGGTACAGAAGAAACAAGATTGAGATATCATATGATAAGATAGATAAAAGAGATATAATGGTTCTAGAGGCCATCAAAAGAGGTTATAAGACATTGACTGAAATTTCATCATTCACCGGATTACCAAAATCCACTACATACAGAAGGCTTAAAAAACTGACGGATTTGGGCTACTTAGTCTGTAATAGAGAGTATGGAAAGGTTTATTATGAAATAAATAGACCCTCTAGAAGAAAAATAATTAAAACGAAAGATATTGAGTTAAATGAAGAAGAACGTAATGAGAAATAA